The Candidatus Cloacimonadota bacterium genome segment CACAAAAGGCACTGCTTTCTCTTCAACGTCTTGCAGAAATATACTCTATCTCACTGGAAAAGGGTGAAACCTGTGAGCATAACATCTACCCCATCAAGCAAATACTACTCGATGATGTAAGTGTGGAGCTTGAAGATAAACCTATTTTATCACACATAAGCCTAAAACTGGAGGCTGGAGATCGCATACTTGTCACAGGAGATTCAGGTTCCGGCAAGACAACACTGCTTCGCTTGCTGGCAGGATCTATAAAACCAAGTGGGGGATCAATCTCCATAAATGGACAAGACTTTGATTCGTCCTCAAGTGCTGCCCTATGCCTTGGTATGGGGTTTGTGGATCAAGAGCCTGTCTTGGCAAATGATACGATTGATGCAAACATCAGAATGTTCAATAAACATGCGGCTCCCACGGAAGTTCAAAAGGCTTCCCAAGAGGCTTTTGTAGAACCTTTTGTGATGGAAAACTCAGAGGCGTATGACTTTTGCATTGGTCCCAATGGCAACCGATTATCCATCGGGCAAAAACAAAGAATTGCACTGGCAAGGGCTTTGATACGTAAACCACAGATACTCATACTGGACGAGCCCACTTCTAATGTCGATAAAGAAAGTGAGGCTTGCATTTTTGATACAATCAGAGCACTCTCTCCCACCACAATACTCCTGATGGCTACTCACCAGGATGTTCCATCTGATTTATTCAATAAAACCTTACGCATCAACAAGGGGATAGTGAGCCTTTTAAAAGCTTGATTATCTGTAAGATAGCGTCTAAACCTATTACACCTGCTAAGCTGCCAACAAGTTCTCCCACCTATTGTCTATTACTTTATCCATATATCTATCGCCCCATCCGGGGTCAAATGAATAGCCTTCCCCTCTTATCTCACGATAGTTTTGCACAGTAGTCCACGCCAGTTCCTGGATCAAACCTGCGGTAACAGAATCCAATTGAGGAGGGTAATATCTATTGCCTATCGGATTGATATTCCATATCTTAGCCAGCATGATACATGCCACCAGATAGGTTCCTTGCATAGAGGCATGGTTGTTATCCGCATCATAAAGATTAAGATTTGGGTATGAGATAGAGGCATTGTAAAACCCTACTCCCGCAGGGATCACCAAAGCATCCAGCCTAGCCCCTAAGTAGCTGTAGGCATTGCGG includes the following:
- a CDS encoding ATP-binding cassette domain-containing protein; the protein is QKALLSLQRLAEIYSISLEKGETCEHNIYPIKQILLDDVSVELEDKPILSHISLKLEAGDRILVTGDSGSGKTTLLRLLAGSIKPSGGSISINGQDFDSSSSAALCLGMGFVDQEPVLANDTIDANIRMFNKHAAPTEVQKASQEAFVEPFVMENSEAYDFCIGPNGNRLSIGQKQRIALARALIRKPQILILDEPTSNVDKESEACIFDTIRALSPTTILLMATHQDVPSDLFNKTLRINKGIVSLLKA